From one Cynocephalus volans isolate mCynVol1 chromosome X, mCynVol1.pri, whole genome shotgun sequence genomic stretch:
- the LOC134367483 gene encoding metal cation symporter ZIP8-like, whose amino-acid sequence MAPGQAVAGLLLLAAAGLGGAAEGPELAFSEDVLGVFGANRSLSAVQLGRLLEQLGAAPREGSPELGQLHFNQCLSAEEIFSLHGFSNATQITSSNFSVICPAILQQMNFHPCEDQSKPKTKPSLSEVWGYGFLSVTIINLASLLGLILTPLINKSYFPKILTYFVGLAIGTLFSNAIFQLIPEAFGFDPKVDNYIEKAVAVFVGFYIFFFFERMLKMLLKTYGQNDHTHFGNGDFGSQEKTHQPKALPAINGVTCYANPAVTEPNGHIHFDNVTVVSLQNGKRDSSSCTCLKGPKLSEIGTIAWMITVSDALHSFIDGLAIGASCTLSLLQGLSTSVAILCEEFPHEVGDFVILLNAGMSTQQALLFNFLSACSCYVGLAFGILVGNSFAPNIIFALAGGMFLYISLADMFPEMNDMLREKVTGRKTDFTFFMIQNAGMLTGFTAILLITLYAGEIGLE is encoded by the coding sequence ATGGCCCCGGGCCAGGCGGTggctgggctgctgctgctggcggcCGCCGGCCTCGGAGGCGCGGCGGAGGGGCCCGAGCTCGCCTTCAGCGAGGATGTGCTGGGTGTGTTCGGCGCGAATCGGAGCCTGTCGGCAGTGCAGCTCGGGCGcctgctggagcagctgggagccGCCCCCCGAGAGGGCTCCCCGGAGCTCGGCCAACTGCACTTCAACCAGTGCTTATCTGCTGAAGAGATCTTTTCCCTTCATGGCTTTTCAAATGCTACCCAAATAACCAGCTCAAACTTCTCTGTGATCTGTCCAGCAATCTTACAGCAAATGAACTTTCACCCTTGTGAGGATCAGtccaaacccaaaacaaaaccaagtctTTCAGAAGTTTGGGGATATGGATTCCTGTCAGTGACAATTATTAATCTGGCATCTCTACTTGGACTGATTTTGACTCCGTTGATAAACAAATCTTATTTCCCAAAGATTTTGACCTATTTTGTGGGGCTGGCTATTGGGACTCTTTTTTCAAATGCAATTTTCCAACTTATTCCAGAGGCATTTGGATTTGATCCCAAAGTCGACAACTATATTGAGAAGGCAGTTGCTGTGTTTGTtggattttacatatttttcttttttgaaagaatgCTTAAGATGTTATTAAAGACATATGGTCAGAATGATCATACCCACTTTGGAAATGGTGACTTTGGTTCTCAAGAAAAAACTCATCAACCTAAAGCATTACCTGCCATCAATGGTGTGACATGCTATGCCAATCCTGCTGTCACAGAGCCTAATGGACACATCCATTTTGATAATGTCACTGTAGTATCTCTACAGAATGGAAAAAGGGACTCAAGTTCATGTACCTGTTTGAAGGGGCCCAAACTGTCAGAAATAGGGACAATTGCCTGGATGATAACTGTCAGCGATGCCCTCCACAGTTTCATTGATGGCCTAGCAATTGGGGCTTCCTGCACCTTGTCTCTTCTTCAGGGACTCAGTACTTCTGTAGCAATCCTGTGTGAGGAGTTTCCTCATGAGGTAGGAGATTTTGTGATCCTACTTAATGCAGGGATGAGCACTCAACAAGCCTTGCTATTCAACTTCCTTTCTGCGTGTTCCTGCTATGTTGGGCTAGCTTTTGGCATTTTGGTGGGCAACAGTTTTGCTCCAAATATTATATTTGCACTTGCTGGAGGCATGTTTCTCTATATTTCTCTGGCAGATATGTTTCCAGAGATGAATGATATGTTGAGAGAAAAGGTAACTGGAAGAAAAACCGATTTCACCTTCTTCATGATTCAGAACGCTGGAATGCTAACTGGGTTCACAGCCATTCTGCTCATTACCTTGTATGCAGGAGAAATTGGATTGGAGTGA